From Zea mays cultivar B73 chromosome 3, Zm-B73-REFERENCE-NAM-5.0, whole genome shotgun sequence:
AGTAGATCAATTATAACAAAGCTTACTTGTGATCAGAAGGATTGGGCATGACTTCATATACAATTGTTGCAACTACATCCCTTTTGTTCTGGGACAAGCAGCACGAAGCAATAAGAATCAGTATGGCGTTCCACTGTTTTTTCTTTATTATGCATAAATAGCAAAACAAAACTTAAGTACCTGAGTGGCTTCACCACGTAGTCCAATGTAATAAATTTTAGTTGTATCACCACCAAAGTTGTCAGAGAAATGCAGAGTtaggttagccacaccttggaacCTTGAATATCTGAGAAACAAGGGAGAAAGGTATGAAGAGCAAATGAGAAATTATTCCATGTACAAACTACAAATAGAACTTAAGAGCATACTACTACCTCCATTTTCTTACATGTCACATTAGCTTCGTCATAAGTCAAACATTACTAACTTTGACCATCTATTTCAAAAAAATCTTCTAGTTTCATAAAATACAAATTATATATTATGGAAGTATTTTCATAGTGAATACAAAAACATAAAACTTATTCCATGAACCTATAATTTTTTTAAATCGATGCCAAAGATACAAATGTTTGACTTAGGACAAAGCTAATAAGGCATGCAATAAAAAACAGAGGGAGTAGTTACAAGCCATTCAGTAGACAGAAAAAACAAAAGTGTCCTAGAGTAGTCCAGTACCTACATGCAAAATGTTTATTAATTTGCACAGGATCAGGGAGAACATTTAATGAATTTGAGTCTATCACAAGCTTTATGAGTGTTTACCAAATGAACATGTGTTCAGAAAGACATCTGAAGCTCTACGAACGTGATTAAGAGAAAATATTTATCTGTTACCAAAATCAAAGGGCACTGGAAGGAAACGAACATACCTTGTTTGGTACTCAAGAGCTCCTTGCAGGTTCTCTGCTAATTCCCATTCCTAGGAGAAATGTACATCATTTAAGTGGAGTTTCCACTTATGACACGGATAAGGAAAAAAAAAGAAATTGAATACTTACCTGCACTGGCTGCATGTTTTGAGCATCAGAAAAGTCAATACCTTCTCTATTGATAAACCTGGATTATGTCAAGGTAATTTTTCATAAATATCATGCCATGAGAAAGAGAAGGACAAGGAAAATAAAAGCTATATCTCTAAAACTAACGCTCTCATTCTTGACGGGCTTGTTCCATCAGCACCACCAACAACAGAAATGCTCTTGATCTTAACATCTGATGTGAACCTACAACCAACAGGAAGACAGGATTACacatatttaacattttttggATGAGAACTATAGACAAAAATAGGGGAAGGTATTTCTTAGCTCTGAAACCAAATAAAGATAATATTCCACCAAAAGTGAAATATCAACATACAGAAATTCATGGAGGTCATGAATTCAATGCAAGTATACGTACAGACTGAAGAAGTAACTTCTGCAAGGGCATGCAATATCAACTCAACATAGTGCCGGATACACACTAAAAAGAAGCATTCTCATTTCCTTAGGAATTAGGATATTTCACAAAATTGATGGAAGGATGTGCAAAAAGGGCATGGCATATGTTCTGCAGACATCATTTCAACGAATTATTTCTGGGTATGTGGGTTTTAAACCTCTGAAAGAAGTATTACTTTACTAGTGTTAATGCTGAGTACCAAATCACCAAAAGACTAAAATAAAGGAGAAAGAAGAATAAATATCAATAACTACAACCTGTTCGAGCACTGCCCTGGAGTGAACTGTTGTCTGTTGAGAACAATCACAATACAAAAAGGAAAAAAACGATGAACTATTCCATATAATAAATATACTTCTCCTGAAACACCACATAGTTCATAAACTGAATACCTCAGGCAATCTTATGTTTGAGGAAATTAGTTAAAGAACACTTCATCACGTTGCTATACTTCAACTATAAGTCATGAAGCAAATTAGAATTAATctttcaaaataaaataaaggaaaacAAGTAACAATTGGGGGAGCACATGAATATACATTAAACGAGCAAGTGACTTCAGCTACTTACGGGATGAAAATAAGTAGCTCAGGGTCACCCTCATTACTCTCCAGAAAACCCTGGTGCAGCAAAAATGCTCATGAGAATGCAGATTTTACCAATGATGAGGAACTTAAAGAACAGGATCTGAGCTAAAAAATCACTAATTATATAAATACAAAACGGAAACTTGCTTGTATAACAATTTTTCTGAACTGTTTTGAAGACACGCAGCTCTCCAGACCCACTTTACTATTTAGCACTGTTTAGTTACTTAATTTTCCTATGTGATACCACACTCCTTTCCTTCCTCCTTCCTCTACAGCTTAGTCCACCACTCCCACAGCAGTTAAACCAAGCCCATGTTCCTACCTTCACTTCATACCATGCTGTCAATCAAGCATGCTAGAGCATCAAGCAATCATGAAGGAGCTAATCTATATAATACTTAAACATGTGCCATATTTCACAGACGACGATAATTCACGAGATATGCCTTCGttttggagattttagataacaacAGATGCATTCTCGACAAAGGAAGAAAAAAGGTCATTAGAAATTTATTACTCCTAAGTCCTAATATAATAAGAAAAGGACAACTGGTCTTAGTGGTTACTGAACTAGATGTACACATTCTGCATCTCCTAACTGAGCCGGTGAACCCTAGCTTCCATTAAAAAATAAACTAAGGCAACGTGGACATGAGGAGGCATTGGTACATACCCCCGAGGTGTCAAGGCGCTGCTCCCAGGGCTTGAAGACGGACTTGACGCTCCCGGGCACCGATTCGTTGAGAGCCACCACCTGCGCGCACGAGATCGTGTCAGCCGCCGCCCTAAATCCTTGTTCACCGCCTATTGTACTGTATACTGTCGCACAATCCGATGCGCCGCGGGGTACCAACAGAACCTTACGAAGCCGTCGAAAACAAAGGCACAATAAGGAGGGAGGTGGGGCAGCGGATCAATCTGGCAACTGGTGAGAGGGAGTGGGGGGATTACAGGACCTTGGGGACGTCGATGTGGTTGTAGAGCGACCAGTCGGCGGCGCAGTTGTGATCCTCGCAGCTGTGGTCGTGCAGGCAGGCCATGGCTCCTCGTGCTCCTCCCCCGACCGAATGCGGCCACCAGCAGCCGTGTCCTCCTTCGATTTGCTATCGTCTTGTCGGTTTTCGGAGACCGGACTCCTTGCAGCTCCTACTCTCCTACTGGGCGGGGCGCGTATATAGGTGGGGGATTGCTTTGCTTCCCTGCCTCCGCACCGTTGCTGCTCTTTCGGCCTCGCGCAGGTTGCAGAGAAGTCTAGAGGGATTCTTTCTCCGTACTCAGCCGTGGCGTGGGGACGCCTGCCGTGGTAATTGTCTCTGATTCGTACCAGAGCCAACAAAGAATAGATCAGCCTGTGTTCCAATTCCAACTCACAACAGCCTGAAGCCCATTAAATAATACAGAGGAATCATATAAGAAGTTTATATGAATCAATATATTTTTACTGAAAAACATAGAAAAAGTACCAAATTCAAAAGGGGACTGGGGACCTGACTATTAATCTTCTAGTTTAAAATCTATTCTATAAAAATATAAACAATAAAGTAGTCTACATGTAAAATAATGTTTTATATGACTATATGTACGGTTCCTTGGCAGCTGAATCTGACAGCTCTGGTTTTAGGATGACAAATATGTCTAGATTTACGCTTTTACTGTTCTAAATTTGAGCCAAAACCAAAGTGCAATCATCCAAAGTGCACGGTACTGAGCTGTCCAGTGTCCGATTTGCCCCGATTTGTGTCCTCTTTGGAAAAGGTGACACCAAAAAGGTGACACGTGAGAACAGCACGAGCCCTCACGTACAAGTTTTGGATAAAGGAGTAGGAGTAGGGTCTTCGACTATCTGACAAGTAGCACCCACCGAATCATATGAAACTACTGAGACATATTAAAAATAAAATTTTAGTATTTAATGATCTATATAATTATTTAGAATAATATTCTTTACTAGAGTATTTAGTTATAGTTCAAACAATACACCGTGGACTTAGATAAAGACAAAAAAGTTTTGAAAGTTCAACATCTTAAAAAGACATTAAAGATCTAAGACAACATGTAAGTGTATAAAAGATAATATAGAATTAAATCAAACAAAAagatcacaaagaaaacaagcaagAGAATGATTTGAAGAGCGTGAGACCATCACTAGGGAGCATTGGACTATGCTCTAGAAGCTAACccgggtgtcttgggcttcaaagaaataaaactcagtagctctatccatcgCGAAGCCAAGTATATTACTGCACGAcact
This genomic window contains:
- the LOC100193621 gene encoding uncharacterized protein isoform X1; its protein translation is MACLHDHSCEDHNCAADWSLYNHIDVPKVVALNESVPGSVKSVFKPWEQRLDTSGGFLESNEGDPELLIFIPFTSDVKIKSISVVGGADGTSPSRMRAFINREGIDFSDAQNMQPVQEWELAENLQGALEYQTRYSRFQGVANLTLHFSDNFGGDTTKIYYIGLRGEATQNKRDVVATIVYEVMPNPSDHKTKSETGGGFSHVE